Proteins from a single region of Engystomops pustulosus chromosome 5, aEngPut4.maternal, whole genome shotgun sequence:
- the LOC140133029 gene encoding uncharacterized protein isoform X1: protein MVSQPGNLPTSNQRLGHAPNRPIRHEGEFKMPTILLSGGRRVQRSLGRVQPSLERKSYVCLSPNSPNCESTQENLARPVKGDPDLPKLAKKKLVPTAEVPICPATLYSTDSEGPAIPRSDFPSRSRKTPSGGLDPEFEFLRSQGLSRAVITTLKASRKKVTFAIYHKIWKKFVTFCGANPPSQSNPNILQVLDFLQKGLEIGLSTSTLKVQISALSAFFDHPLADHRWVKRFIAAANRIRPQILKRVPSWDLSLVLDALSRPPFEPLKDASIKNLTLKTSLLVAVTSARRLGELQAISIREPYMCILPDRITLTLDPSFVPKVASRFHKNQEIILPSFYGNPSSSKELEWHSLDFQGKNKGVKASKTTIARWLKTAIASCYTEQGKEVPPNLKAHSTRAISASWAEKRGASLEQICRAATWVSSSTFAKHYRLDLPNSQDLAFGQKVLQAVVPP, encoded by the exons atggtgtctcaaccaggaaatcttcctacatctaaccagcgtctggggcatgccccaaatagacctattcgccacgagggagaattcaaaatgccaacaatacttctctctggaggccggcgagtccagagatcacttggacgcgttcagccatcgttggagcggaagtcttatgtatgcctttcccccaattcccctaattgcgagagtactcaggaaaatcttgctcgaccggtcaagggtgatcctgatctgcccaaactggccaaaaagaagctggtaccCACTGCTGAGGTCCCTATCTGTCCAGCAACCCTTTATTCTACCGATTCAGAAGGACCTGCTATACCAAGGTCCGATTTTCCATCCCGATCCAGGAAGACTCCGTctggcggcttggatcctgagttcGAGTTCCTAAGGTCCCAAGGTCTCTCTCGGGCCGTAATAACTACgttgaaggcaagtaggaaaaaggttactttcgccatataccataagatatggaaaaagtttgtgaccttttgtggggctaatcccccctctcagtctaacccaaatattttacaggtactagacttcctgcaaaaaggactagaaattggtctttctactagcactttgaaagtccaaatttcggctctgagcgcattcttcgaccatcccctggcggaccacaggtgggtcaaaagatttattgctgccgcaaatagaattaggcctcagattctgaagcgggttccctcctgggatctctccctggttcTAGATGCTCTCTCCAGGCCTCCCTTTGAGCCTTTAAAAGACGCTAGTATAAAAAACCTAACCTTAAAAACTTCCTTATTAGTAGCTGTGACCTCagctagaaggctgggggaactccaagccatttctattagagaaccctatatgtgtattctccctgacagGATAACTTTGACTCTGGATCCAAGCTTTGTTCCTAAAGTGGCGTCCAGGTTTCACAAGAACCAAGAAATAATTCTTCCATCATTCTACGGGAATCCTTCTTCAAGCAAGGAATTGGagtggcattccctggat tttcaggggaagaacaaaggggtaaaggcatccaaaaccacgatcgccagatggttaaagactgccatagcctcctgttacacagaacaagggaaggaagttcctcctaaccttaaagcccattccaccagagccatatccgcctcctgggcagagaagaggggcgcttctcttgaacaaatctgcagagccgccacctgggtttcttcatccacctttgcaaaacactatcggctggacttacccaactcacaggatctcgccttcggtcagaaggttctccaggctgtggtcccaccctaa
- the LOC140133029 gene encoding uncharacterized protein isoform X2, whose protein sequence is MVSQPGNLPTSNQRLGHAPNRPIRHEGEFKMPTILLSGGRRVQRSLGRVQPSLERKSYVCLSPNSPNCESTQENLARPVKGDPDLPKLAKKKLVPTAEVPICPATLYSTDSEGPAIPRSDFPSRSRKTPSGGLDPEFEFLRSQGLSRAVITTLKVLDFLQKGLEIGLSTSTLKVQISALSAFFDHPLADHRWVKRFIAAANRIRPQILKRVPSWDLSLVLDALSRPPFEPLKDASIKNLTLKTSLLVAVTSARRLGELQAISIREPYMCILPDRITLTLDPSFVPKVASRFHKNQEIILPSFYGNPSSSKELEWHSLDVRRSVLEYLKATKPWRKDHNLFVQFQGKNKGVKASKTTIARWLKTAIASCYTEQGKEVPPNLKAHSTRAISASWAEKRGASLEQICRAATWVSSSTFAKHYRLDLPNSQDLAFGQKVLQAVVPP, encoded by the exons atggtgtctcaaccaggaaatcttcctacatctaaccagcgtctggggcatgccccaaatagacctattcgccacgagggagaattcaaaatgccaacaatacttctctctggaggccggcgagtccagagatcacttggacgcgttcagccatcgttggagcggaagtcttatgtatgcctttcccccaattcccctaattgcgagagtactcaggaaaatcttgctcgaccggtcaagggtgatcctgatctgcccaaactggccaaaaagaagctggtaccCACTGCTGAGGTCCCTATCTGTCCAGCAACCCTTTATTCTACCGATTCAGAAGGACCTGCTATACCAAGGTCCGATTTTCCATCCCGATCCAGGAAGACTCCGTctggcggcttggatcctgagttcGAGTTCCTAAGGTCCCAAGGTCTCTCTCGGGCCGTAATAACTACgttgaag gtactagacttcctgcaaaaaggactagaaattggtctttctactagcactttgaaagtccaaatttcggctctgagcgcattcttcgaccatcccctggcggaccacaggtgggtcaaaagatttattgctgccgcaaatagaattaggcctcagattctgaagcgggttccctcctgggatctctccctggttcTAGATGCTCTCTCCAGGCCTCCCTTTGAGCCTTTAAAAGACGCTAGTATAAAAAACCTAACCTTAAAAACTTCCTTATTAGTAGCTGTGACCTCagctagaaggctgggggaactccaagccatttctattagagaaccctatatgtgtattctccctgacagGATAACTTTGACTCTGGATCCAAGCTTTGTTCCTAAAGTGGCGTCCAGGTTTCACAAGAACCAAGAAATAATTCTTCCATCATTCTACGGGAATCCTTCTTCAAGCAAGGAATTGGagtggcattccctggatgtaaggcGCTCGGTCTTAGAGTACTTAAAAGCTACGAAACCTTGGCGCAAAgatcacaatctctttgttcagtttcaggggaagaacaaaggggtaaaggcatccaaaaccacgatcgccagatggttaaagactgccatagcctcctgttacacagaacaagggaaggaagttcctcctaaccttaaagcccattccaccagagccatatccgcctcctgggcagagaagaggggcgcttctcttgaacaaatctgcagagccgccacctgggtttcttcatccacctttgcaaaacactatcggctggacttacccaactcacaggatctcgccttcggtcagaaggttctccaggctgtggtcccaccctaa